Genomic segment of Streptosporangium sp. NBC_01755:
CGGTCGCTGCTGCGCCGGATGGAGCTCTAGCCACGGACCCGGCACCCTCCTGCGTGACCTCCCGCGCGAACTTCTCCAGCGCCAGAACCATCCAGTTGACCAGGTCGCAGTTGTGCTTGCGCGCGGCGAACTCCCAGCGTTCGAGCTGTTCCTGGCTCGGGCTCAGCTGCAGCTTCACGGCGAGCCCGGAGCCGCCTGAGGTCTCGGTGTCAACCCCGTCACCGCCCACCGGCGGGCTCGGCGCCTCGGCCGGCTCGCCCTCCCCGTTTCTCAGGGCGGCCGCCTGCCTGAGCTCCTTGCGCAGGCGGTTCCTGGACCAGGCGTGCTGCTCGGCGCGCTGTAGCCACAGATCCTGTTCGGGCACGCTCAGCGCCGCCACCTCCGCGTGGTGGGCGAAGCTCAGCTTGTCCCGGCGCCGGGGCAGGCCGAAGCGGCGGGCCACCCAGGCGTAGTTGCGCAACGTCTGGTAGTCCAGCGACGTCCGCTCGATGGCCGTCCGGTAGCGGTCGGCGTACTGCTTCTCCCCGTAGACCAGCCAGTCGCCCAGCCACCACGCGGAGGAGTCGGCGATGAGGGAGAGCTGGCGACCGATGCTCTCCCAGTTGGCGAACGGGATCTGGGCCGGAAACTGCAGACCGGTTCTTCTCGGTATCACCGTCCGGTCGAGCCCGAGACGGTGGTTGATCCCGTTCTCCTGAGACAGGACCGGTGTCACGCGGCTCTCGCCGCCTTTCTTTCCCCGAACGAGAGGCTTGCTCATCGTTTTCCTTCCTTCGCCATATCGCTGCTCCTCGCATCAGTACGGCGTGAACGGCCGAATCGTGATCGCTCCGAGTGCGCGGAGCCAGACCACGAAGGTGCGCAGCTCGAATAGGTGCCGCGGCGCCGGCCCTCTTCTGGCCGGCCGCCAGATGGTCAGCGGCGTGCGTCGGTATCGGTCAGGCCGAGGCCGGCCTCGGCAACACTCGCGTCCCTGGGCTGACGGGCGATGCGTGCCATCGCCTGCCGGGCAGAGCCGGTAAGGACGCGCAGTCGGTGTGGAAGAAGCATCGGAAGAGTCACGTCCCCGAACGCGAACGGCCGGTCCAGAGGTCTCAGGTATATGACGAGGCAGGCGAACATCGCCAGAGCGAAGCTTCCCAGCCCCATGAGCAGCCCGATGAGGGTGTGCAGGGTGAGACCGGCCACCAGCAGGTACGGCCGGACGGCCCGCCGGGACACCAGCCCCATGACCAGGGCGAACTCGATCGCCACCGGCCCCCAGGTGAGCAGCGTGACGCCGACCGATGAGACGCGCAGAGGTTCGAGAACCCCCGCCGCCCAGCCGGGACCACCGAACAGCGGATCGCTGAGCCAGTAGTACAGGGCGGTGCCGTCGGCCCATTCCTCCCGGCCCAGCTTCGCCACCGAGGACTGCAGGTAGATGCCCGCGACCTGGACACGGATGACAAGCAGGGCCGACCATGCGACCAGCGAGGTGACCGGATCACCGACGGCCTGGGGGTGTCCCCAGTGCCAGGCGCGTCCGTCGGTCAGCGCGATCGGCAGGAGCAGGAGGGTGAGCACCGCGGCGACCTGGTCCCCGCCGTCGGGGATCGTCGCGGACGCCTGGAAGCTCACGGCCACCCACCAGTGCGGCAGCGCGGTGAACCGCGGCCGCCACCCGGAGGCGGCGACAGCGAGGACCGCGATGGCCACCGGATGCGCCTGGTCGGCGTCGAGGACGCAGAACAGGCCGTAGGCGGCGGCGCCGTCACAGTACGGGTAGTCGGGAACGCCCTGCGCGGGCCTGAAGAGCGAGGAGGTCTCGCTGGCGAGCAGCGTGGTCAGGGTGCAGAGGGCGAGCAGGGTCCTGGCCAGCCCGTACACGTTCGTCCACGGACTCGTCTCGGCGATTCCCCGTGCCTTCGCGCCGAGTCCACTCAGCATGCGACCTCCAATCGCACCACCGAGACCGGCATCTGGGTGTGCGCCGCGGCGTCCGCCCAGGCCCACGGCAGTGGCTTCTGCCGTGTCACCTCAAGCGTTCCGCAGAGAATCGGATCGGGAGAGGGGTTGCGCACCGGCACCGCCGCGCCGGGTAGTCCGAGGCATCCGGTCACCTCGCGTCGGCAGTCGCGCCACCGGTCGGCGG
This window contains:
- a CDS encoding LmbU family transcriptional regulator, whose amino-acid sequence is MSKPLVRGKKGGESRVTPVLSQENGINHRLGLDRTVIPRRTGLQFPAQIPFANWESIGRQLSLIADSSAWWLGDWLVYGEKQYADRYRTAIERTSLDYQTLRNYAWVARRFGLPRRRDKLSFAHHAEVAALSVPEQDLWLQRAEQHAWSRNRLRKELRQAAALRNGEGEPAEAPSPPVGGDGVDTETSGGSGLAVKLQLSPSQEQLERWEFAARKHNCDLVNWMVLALEKFAREVTQEGAGSVARAPSGAAATAWPS
- a CDS encoding sporulation-delaying protein SdpB family protein is translated as MLSGLGAKARGIAETSPWTNVYGLARTLLALCTLTTLLASETSSLFRPAQGVPDYPYCDGAAAYGLFCVLDADQAHPVAIAVLAVAASGWRPRFTALPHWWVAVSFQASATIPDGGDQVAAVLTLLLLPIALTDGRAWHWGHPQAVGDPVTSLVAWSALLVIRVQVAGIYLQSSVAKLGREEWADGTALYYWLSDPLFGGPGWAAGVLEPLRVSSVGVTLLTWGPVAIEFALVMGLVSRRAVRPYLLVAGLTLHTLIGLLMGLGSFALAMFACLVIYLRPLDRPFAFGDVTLPMLLPHRLRVLTGSARQAMARIARQPRDASVAEAGLGLTDTDARR